GCGGGGCAGCGGCGACGATCTGGACCGCGAAGCAGACCGCGATCACCGCGAGCAGCGCCATGACGAAAGCTTCGAGGAAACGGAAGCCGCGGTTCATCAGGAGCAGCAGCAGGAAGGCATCGAGCGCGGCGAGCAGCGCACCGCCGATCAGGGGAATGCCGAACAGCAGTTTCAGCGCGATCGCGGTGCCGATGACCTCGGCGAGATCGCAGGCGATGATCGCGGCTTCGCAGGCGAGCCAGAGCAGGAAGTTCACGGCCGGCGAATAGGTCGCACGGCAGGCCTGCGCGAGGTCGCGGTCGGTGACGATGCCGAGCCGCGCCGCCAGCGACTGCAGCAGGATCGCCATCAGGTTCGAGAGCAGAATGACCGAGAGCAGCGTGTAGCCGAACTTGGAACCACCGGCGAGGTCGGTCGCCCAATTGCCGGGGTCCATATAGCCGACCGAGACCAGATAACCCGGACCGACGAAGGCGAGCAGCCGCCGCCACCACGCCGCCGCCGCCGGGATGGCGACCGTGCCATTCACTTCGGCGAGGCTCTTGGTGGTGGGCGCATCGGCGCGCCAGCCGGCGGCGTCGGAGCTCAGGTCAGGCGATCGGGCATCCATGAAGCCAGAATACCGAAGTCGAGGCTTATTGCAACTCATTTGCAACTGCATCTAGCCGGATCGGTTCCCGCAGAGCCTCCTTGCTGCCCCGGACTTGTCGGGAAGCGGGTGGGTTTGGCCGGCCGTCGAGGCCGATACTGGCGCCAATCCGACTTTGCAGGAAATGCGCCATGTCAAATCCGCCCCGCCTCCCCGACACCTTCAACCGCCTCGCCTGGTCCAATCTCGCGGCTCAGTCGGCCGAGCAGATCGCGCTGGCCGCGGCCCCCATCGTCGCGGTGCTGACGTTGGGCGTGGCTGAGGGCCAGACCGGCCTCCTCCAGACCGCCCTCACCCTGCCCTTCGTCCTGTTCGCCATTCCCGCCGGCCTGCTCGCCGACCGCATCTCCCGCCGCTCGCTGATGGCGGGCGCCGAGGCGCTGCGGGCCGCCGCGCTCGCAGCGATCGTGCTGCTGCTCGCGCTCGGCGCGCTCAATCTGCCGCTGCTGGCGCTGCTCGGCTTTGCCGCGGTGTGCGGCACCGTCGTCTACAGCGTGGCTGCGCCGGCGTTAGTGCCCTCGCTGGTGAGCGCGGACCTCTTGCCGGCAGCCAATGCCCGGATCGAGCTTGCGCGCACCATTGCCTTCGCCAGCGGACCTGCGCTCGGCGGCGCGCTGGTGGGATGGTGGGGCGCGAGCCCGGCCTTCGCCTTTGCCGCGGCGCTCTCGGCGATCGCGGTCGTGCTGCTCTCCGGCATCTACGAGCCCGCGCGTACGCCCGCCCCCCGGCGGCATCCGTTCCAGGACATCCGCGAAGGCGCAGCCTTCGTGTTTCACCATCCGCTGCTGCGGCCGGTGTTCATCACCCAGTTCATCTTCAACACCGGCTGGTTCCTGCAAATCGCCGTGTTCGTTCCTTACGCCGTGCGCCATCTCGGCCTGACCGCCGCCGGCGTCGGCACCGTGCTGACCATGTACGGCGTCGGCATGGTGATCGGCGCGCTGTTTGCCACGCGCGTGATGCAGCGCATCGCGTTCGGTACCGTGGTCGGCCTCGGCCCGGTCACCGGCTTCGTCGCCGCCGTCGTGATGGCGCTGACGGTGCTGGTCCCCTCGCCCTGGCTCGCAGGTCTCAGCTTCTTCCTGCTCGGGGTCGGGCCGATCCTGTGGGTGATCTCGACCACGACGCTGCGCCAGTCGGTGACGCCGCCACGCCTTTTGGGGCGCGTCTCCGCCATCAACATCATGAGCTACGGCGCCCGCCCGCTGGGCTCGGCACTGGGCGCGATCGTCGGCGGTCTCTGGAGTGCGGAAGCGTGCCTGTATCTCGCGGCGGCCGTGTTCGGCGTGCAGGCGCTGATCATTTGGCTCTCGCCCGCGGTGGCGCTGGATCGGCAGCCGAGCATGGTGGGGGATGAGGCTGTGGCGAGGTGCTAGGACGTCGCCGATGCAACAATCTCGATCGTCGTCCCCGCGAACGCGGGGACCCATAATCACAGGAAGAAGTTTGACGGAGGCTCACAGTTACAAAGCAATTTGTTGGAACTAGCACCGTACGCATTTGATAGGTCACGCGGTATGGGTCCCTGCTTTCGCAGGGACGACAGAGAGCTAATTCGCCAGGTACCGCTCGTAACTCCCAGCCACCGGCTCGCTCGCATCGACTTCCGGATCGAGCGTGTAGAGATCCTGCGCGCGGCCGATGCCGCGCAGGGCGTATCGGCCGGTGGAGACGAGGTAGCGCCGGCCCGCGGCGTCGAGGCCCTTGTAGAATTCCGCTGAAGCCAGCAGCTCGCGGTCGACCGAGCGGCTCATCGAGGCGATGCGGCTGACCTCGTTCACGGTGGGGCCGACCACGGTGAAGTCGAGCCGGTCCTCGCTGCCGATATTGCCGTAGAAGACCTCGCCGACATGCAGGCCGATATAGGCCGACGTGGTGGGACGGCCGTCGGCAGTGCGACGCACGTTCAGCGCCGCGACATTCTTGCGAAAGAGGTGCTCGGCCCGGAGCGCCGCGCGGCGGGCATCCGCCATGTCCTCGCCGGTGAACATCGCGAGCACGCCGTCGCCGATCAGCTTCAGGACGTCGCCGCCGGCGTCATGGATCGCGTCGATCACGGCCTGGGCGTAGTCGTTGAGGAACGGGATGATCTCATCCGGACCAATGCTCTCGCTGATCCCGGTCGAGCCGCGCAAATCCGAATACCACAGCACGGCGTTGATGCGCTCGGTGACGCCGCGCGAGATGCGTCCGCGCAAGACCTGTTCGGAGGCATCGCGGCCGAGATAGACCCGCCCGAGCGTGCGTGCGATGTCGACCTGCTGCGCCGACTTGATCGCGAGCCCCAGCACCGGCACGAGATCGCGCAGGGCCTCCAACCCCTGTTCGCCAAAGCCTTCCGCGCGGCGCGTGGTCCAGCAAGAATAAAGGCAGTCCATCAGGCCGAGCGCGCCGTTCTCGCCGAAGCGATGCACGAAGGCGAGATAGTGCTTGTGGCCCTTCTCGGCGAGCTCGCCGATCTGCGAGAAATCCATCGAGGGGGCATCGGCGAGATCGATCACCATCTCGTCGTGGCCCTGCTCGAGCATGTGGAAGAACACCGAGCGGCGCCAGCTCCTGGCCGCGTCGCCCTCGGCGGTCGAGCCGTATTCGAAGGCGTCGCTCTCGTTGCTGGGGCGGTCGCTCCAGCGAAAGCCGCGGCCCTCGTAGATCGGATGCAGCGTGTCGATGACGACCATCCCGCGCGACAG
The genomic region above belongs to Bradyrhizobium arachidis and contains:
- a CDS encoding MFS transporter, with amino-acid sequence MSNPPRLPDTFNRLAWSNLAAQSAEQIALAAAPIVAVLTLGVAEGQTGLLQTALTLPFVLFAIPAGLLADRISRRSLMAGAEALRAAALAAIVLLLALGALNLPLLALLGFAAVCGTVVYSVAAPALVPSLVSADLLPAANARIELARTIAFASGPALGGALVGWWGASPAFAFAAALSAIAVVLLSGIYEPARTPAPRRHPFQDIREGAAFVFHHPLLRPVFITQFIFNTGWFLQIAVFVPYAVRHLGLTAAGVGTVLTMYGVGMVIGALFATRVMQRIAFGTVVGLGPVTGFVAAVVMALTVLVPSPWLAGLSFFLLGVGPILWVISTTTLRQSVTPPRLLGRVSAINIMSYGARPLGSALGAIVGGLWSAEACLYLAAAVFGVQALIIWLSPAVALDRQPSMVGDEAVARC
- a CDS encoding adenylate/guanylate cyclase domain-containing protein, with amino-acid sequence MQLTSRLALMNWLTGQGLTGLPEIDLLRGFCERCRAEGLELSRGMVVIDTLHPIYEGRGFRWSDRPSNESDAFEYGSTAEGDAARSWRRSVFFHMLEQGHDEMVIDLADAPSMDFSQIGELAEKGHKHYLAFVHRFGENGALGLMDCLYSCWTTRRAEGFGEQGLEALRDLVPVLGLAIKSAQQVDIARTLGRVYLGRDASEQVLRGRISRGVTERINAVLWYSDLRGSTGISESIGPDEIIPFLNDYAQAVIDAIHDAGGDVLKLIGDGVLAMFTGEDMADARRAALRAEHLFRKNVAALNVRRTADGRPTTSAYIGLHVGEVFYGNIGSEDRLDFTVVGPTVNEVSRIASMSRSVDRELLASAEFYKGLDAAGRRYLVSTGRYALRGIGRAQDLYTLDPEVDASEPVAGSYERYLAN